ttttaattTTCAGGTGCCGAAGAGCTTGCTGAGTCTGTCTGAGATTCTGAACGAGTACATAGCGTTGAAGGAGCAGAAGGTGTTGCTGGACCACGAGAAGGTTCGGGTGGAGCAGGAGAAGACCAGGGTTCAGACGCTTTTGAATGGGTTGCAGAATTCCATGAACATTTACAATGCTGGTGGAAACCCCCAAATCTCCAGAGCTCCCGATGCGGCGCCGAAACAGATGCTCATGGCTCCTCAGCCTCGCCTATCTAATGGGTCTTCTGCAGGTATAGTCCTAACCCCATCTGCTTGTATTTGAGAAAATTTAATTGAATTGGGAATGTAGAGGATGTTGATTCTGGTACCTGACAGCTAAAATGCACCCATTGAACTTGTGGATGCTTCGGTTTGTTTACTTGAACAACCTATTTGAACCCATTGTTAATCAATTAATAGAAGCTTACAAATCCCGACTATAACCTGTAAATTGAACGTGACTGTGTGATTGCTACTCGGTGTTTATGTTCTCTATTGCCGCCTCtcgattttgtttttgtatctGATTGCGTTGGTGCTTGAGAATAGGCTTTAAGTGGATGCTGTGTTGTATGTGAGAGCTTAGATGAACCAATTTCAACTTGGAAATATTACATTTTGTTAAACCCATTGGGGACTATACCATATGAGTTAGCAACTTAACAGAAGCTCGCAAGGCACTCTATGATCCAATATGAGTCATGATTGTATCTATATGCCAACTGTTTAGTATGTGTACTGTTTATAATGGCCTCTCATTGCACTTCCTATGCACCAAACACCAGTTGTTCATCCAGTGGTCACACCCACCAACACCAACATGGGGCCTGCAAATTTCTGCTCACCAATCATAAGTAACCCACCTGCAACTAAGAGAAAGGGTACCAACGCTGTTGCTGATGCCCCTCATGCTGCTAAGAGATCTCGCGGCAAAGCATCTGCCAGTAAGATTCCAAACAAAGGTATGTACTGTATGTTGTTCATAGTTGAGCTGCTTTGCATCTGATTTATGTTAGTTGGTATATATTCTTATTGATCTTTGAATTAGCAGGTGAAGGAACACTTAGAGCATCAGGTAGTGCACTTAATAACCAAGGAAGTGCCCTGCCCACTTCAGATGTTCAATCATCACTACAGAACTCTGCTCCCAGCAGCTCCTTGGTTCAGGGATCCACTGTGGCCAAATGCTTGTTCCAGCCTTCGATTTCCAATACCACCAATTCTTCTGTTCCTCAAACACCTCCAcgagcaaattcctctcaaagtGATAAATCTGTGTCTCCTGTTGAGAATTCTGGCATTTTTACCCACAGTGATAACAATTCTCCTCCTGAAATCAGTGCTAATTGCTGCACTATATTTTCATCCAAGAGAGTGACATTGACCCCTAACAAAGCTTGCTACACTGTGGAAACAAACCATTGCATTTCTTCCTCACCTGCCAAGACAAACTCGAGGATCTCAAGTAGGAGGGAGCATGTAAAAGGGAGGCTAAACTTTGATTGCTCTGATGTGCCAATGGGTTTGGACAAACCAATTACTGACGAGATTTCTACTGACAAACCAATCATTGAAGATATATCAACCCACAAACCAATCAGAGATGAAATTTCTACATCTGATTCTGAAAAGGAAGTTGATATTTTTGACATGGATATGCCCAATTTTGAAGCCCTAGGGGTGGATTTTAACTTCTCTGACATGTTAGGTGAACTAGATCTTGATTATGGAGAACTTGGTTTCACTTGTCAACCATCTTCGGGTGCTTTCATGGGAAATGTTTCAGGGTATTCTCTACCTTCCATAAGTATTTCTCTGTTCTTATATTTGCTACTGTTGAATCAATtgaattttctttccttatgtTTTGTTATGCCTTACAAAATCTATACAGGTTATCTCATGAAAATCTGGATGGTAATAAGGGGGCTAATCAAGTTATGTCAGAATTTTCATCAACTGTGACAGAAGTAATATCAGAGAAGGGCACCGGTGCACAAGGTAGTGAACCACTTGAAGTATTGCtgtctaccaaaaaaaaaaaatcttatttgCTATAGTTTCCACACTGTTATGCATATTATTTGTACTAAAGCAATTCTGGGTTGTTGCAGGACCTGATTCTATGACAACAATGAAGTCTGTAACTAAATCTATCAGAATTATAAGCCCAGGTAATTTTTTCTGTCTCTTGTTATGCTTTCTCTCATGTTGATGTAGCAGTCTACAATCACTAATTTGTGTGCTTTTGGAATTGCAGTGAAAAAGCGAGGAAACTCTGTGGATCAGGAGAACTGTACTGAGATAAACTGAATGGTTTGCTGGAATGACTGATAGACTGACAGAGGATCTTTTGACTATGTTAATATTCCACAACCATGTTTAGAAGCTATGGTTTAGCATCAAACATCTCACAAATTCCTTAGGATTAAGTTTCTTGGTAGTATAATATTTCTAATATGCCCTGGTTGTTGTAGTCTGGGCTTACTAGGCTAATGGTTTATTCTTGTTCACCATACAGTTTCTCACCCTAGGCTTGTCCATATATGACTAAGGGGTATTATTGAAGCATGAACATCTGTTGATAGAATTCTTATTCGTTTATGAGATTGAAATGTTAAGCATGGAAGTTTCAATTCAAGAGCAATATTGTCACAGAGCTGTTTTTTTCACTGTACTGAGTTTTGAATTTAAGAACTATCCTCGTGAATTACTACACGCTCAGTATGAGATCTGGTTAGATTGTTACATCCTAGGAGCaaaagaaattggacacgggcATGGAACATAAGTAAACATTTTCTTTAATTGAGTGTTCTTTTTCTTGAGGAAAATTCCAACAcaacattatcttcataaacaaaattaatcTCTTTTGCTGTCATATTCTGATCAAGCTAAATACTTCTCCAACTTCTCCACCTCGTCTACACTTCCAATGTAAAGTGGAACGCGCTGATGAATCTGTCAAAACAAAAGAGAGGAATTTCTAGTCATTCAATTCAGACAGAGATTGATAAGCAGAAACTCATGATACTCAAGTGATTGTACTGACCTCAGTTGGCTGAATGTCTAGTACTCTGGCATGGCCGTCAGATCCTTTCCCGCCAGCTTGTTCCACTATGAAACTCATTGGTGCGCACTCATACAATAGCCTCAGCTTTCCATTCTTGCTCTTCTTGTCTCTTGGGTACCCATAAATGCCACCGTACAGAAGCGTTCTATGAAAGTCCCCAACCAAACTACCAATGTACCTTGCAGAGTAGGGCTTGCCACTCGGACCTGGGTCCTTAAGGTCATCCATGTACTTCTTCAACTTGTCATCCCACAGTTGATAGTTGCCTTCATTGAACGAGTAAATCTTTCCTGCTTTCGGTATCTGAACTTTTTCTTGGGTCAAAACAAATTCACCATACATGGGGTCCAAGCTAAATGCATATACACCTTGCCCAACTGTAAGCACAAAGATTACAGAGCTTGAGTACATGCAGTAGCCAGCAGCAAGTAGGTTGCTTCCTGGCTGACACACATTCACTATACATTTCTGTGCAGCACTGTCAAGCTGCAATGCAATATATAAAATTTTCGGTTATTAGCTCCGCCAATAGCAGCAATAATGCTATCACTAAATTTGTTCATCAAATGATGTGTTAAAACTATACTATGTTGAGAGAGGCTCACGGTTATATTAATGAAATTAGATGAAAGAAAGGAGTAGTGGACTTACATTTTCATCATCAATGTCTGCTAGGCACTCGTCAGTTGGGCTGTATATTCCGAAGATTGAACCAGTGGAAACTGCAGC
Above is a genomic segment from Rosa chinensis cultivar Old Blush chromosome 3, RchiOBHm-V2, whole genome shotgun sequence containing:
- the LOC112195198 gene encoding uncharacterized protein LOC112195198, with the translated sequence MAKQSKAKKSETLGKGTVTPVQIAFLVDQYLSDNSYSEARSVFRTEASSLFSKSPIREVPKSLLSLSEILNEYIALKEQKVLLDHEKVRVEQEKTRVQTLLNGLQNSMNIYNAGGNPQISRAPDAAPKQMLMAPQPRLSNGSSAVVHPVVTPTNTNMGPANFCSPIISNPPATKRKGTNAVADAPHAAKRSRGKASASKIPNKGEGTLRASGSALNNQGSALPTSDVQSSLQNSAPSSSLVQGSTVAKCLFQPSISNTTNSSVPQTPPRANSSQSDKSVSPVENSGIFTHSDNNSPPEISANCCTIFSSKRVTLTPNKACYTVETNHCISSSPAKTNSRISSRREHVKGRLNFDCSDVPMGLDKPITDEISTDKPIIEDISTHKPIRDEISTSDSEKEVDIFDMDMPNFEALGVDFNFSDMLGELDLDYGELGFTCQPSSGAFMGNVSGLSHENLDGNKGANQVMSEFSSTVTEVISEKGTGAQGPDSMTTMKSVTKSIRIISPVKKRGNSVDQENCTEIN
- the LOC112195199 gene encoding fructose-1,6-bisphosphatase, chloroplastic; protein product: MVAAAVTPSSSQLLCSSSRSISQLSPLQQCVFGSKATNATTPNSSKRNRGAGSVGVKCMAVAAETEPKKKSGYQITTLTCWLLEQEQKGVIDAEMTIVLSSISLACKQIASLVQRASISNLTGIQGAVNIQGEDQKKLDVVSNEVFSNCLRSSGRTGIIASEEEDVPVAVEESYSGNYIVVFDPLDGSSNIDAAVSTGSIFGIYSPTDECLADIDDENLDSAAQKCIVNVCQPGSNLLAAGYCMYSSSVIFVLTVGQGVYAFSLDPMYGEFVLTQEKVQIPKAGKIYSFNEGNYQLWDDKLKKYMDDLKDPGPSGKPYSARYIGSLVGDFHRTLLYGGIYGYPRDKKSKNGKLRLLYECAPMSFIVEQAGGKGSDGHARVLDIQPTEIHQRVPLYIGSVDEVEKLEKYLA